Proteins from a genomic interval of Bacillota bacterium:
- a CDS encoding polysaccharide deacetylase family protein codes for MKGRERRARLRVVMLNRSSMLYHVLIFCLVLLSALVFTSLDEARRAILGAKPGVRLEGRDVGGMLPDEVRDVVEDISELRRRSPKDAMFYKESGQVIPEVKGIDVDVDETVRRVLEAAPGEDVELATFEIVPAITGRHFEPLRAVDTDRQDMALTVNVAWGEEYLPQMLDILRENNVRATFFFDGQWVKLYPDLVKRIADGGHEIANHGYEHIHVKDASEVVLRELITKNEEMLNQLTGKAAKLFAPPYGECTDRVIATAGSLGYRTVLWTIDTIDWKKPPAAQIIKRATEKARPGAIILMHPTAPTIEALPEIIRTLHQRGYWLGTVSDLLARNSS; via the coding sequence ATGAAAGGTCGTGAGCGTAGAGCGAGGCTGAGGGTTGTGATGCTGAACAGGAGCTCCATGCTGTATCATGTGCTCATCTTTTGCCTGGTTTTACTCTCGGCCCTGGTTTTCACAAGCCTCGATGAGGCGAGGAGGGCGATCCTGGGCGCCAAGCCCGGTGTGCGGCTGGAGGGCCGGGATGTTGGGGGCATGCTGCCGGATGAGGTCCGCGATGTCGTCGAGGATATATCTGAGCTCAGGCGGCGTTCGCCAAAGGATGCCATGTTTTACAAGGAAAGCGGGCAAGTGATACCGGAGGTAAAGGGGATCGATGTAGACGTGGACGAGACGGTCAGGCGGGTGCTCGAGGCCGCCCCGGGCGAGGATGTGGAGCTTGCAACCTTTGAGATCGTCCCCGCCATCACGGGCAGGCATTTTGAGCCCCTCCGCGCCGTTGATACAGACCGGCAGGACATGGCGCTCACAGTGAATGTGGCGTGGGGGGAGGAATACCTCCCGCAGATGCTGGATATCCTCAGGGAAAACAATGTCCGCGCGACCTTCTTCTTTGACGGCCAGTGGGTGAAGCTCTACCCGGATCTCGTGAAACGCATCGCGGATGGGGGGCATGAGATAGCAAATCATGGCTATGAGCATATACACGTCAAGGATGCATCCGAGGTGGTGCTGCGCGAGCTGATCACCAAGAATGAGGAGATGCTGAACCAGCTGACGGGGAAGGCTGCGAAGTTATTCGCCCCCCCCTATGGTGAGTGCACAGATCGCGTCATCGCCACTGCCGGGAGCCTCGGCTACAGGACCGTGCTCTGGACCATAGACACCATTGACTGGAAGAAGCCTCCGGCGGCTCAGATCATCAAGAGGGCCACCGAGAAGGCGAGGCCAGGGGCCATAATCCTCATGCACCCGACGGCCCCGACGATCGAGGCCCTCCCGGAGATCATACGCACCCTGCATCAACGGGGCTACTGGCTTGGGA